The proteins below come from a single Pseudomonas chlororaphis genomic window:
- a CDS encoding methyltransferase — translation MNPEALHTLQTHLLTALACVPEETRRLFHGRGRCWPGLEQLTVDWLQGVVLVSVFKEPEPAQLQDLLSTLLALTTTPAWQQSQAHTLAVQHRYLPQSLTQWLVGEPIDEWTLTEGGLRYRIDLGKKQNNGLFLDMRYGRDWVRAHAAGKRVLNLFAYTCGFSVAAIAGGAQHVVNLDMSRAALSRGRDNHRLNGHDLSQVSFLGHDLFKSWGKVINSGPYDLVIIDPPTFQKGSFLLTKDYQRVLRRLPELLTADGTVLACSNDPATGTEFLIDGVTREAPGLAFSERLANPPEFPDIDPQCGLKALVFKAAAPATRH, via the coding sequence ATGAACCCTGAAGCCCTTCACACCCTGCAGACCCATTTGCTGACCGCCCTGGCCTGCGTGCCGGAAGAAACCCGCCGCCTGTTCCATGGCCGCGGACGCTGCTGGCCAGGGCTGGAACAGCTCACCGTCGATTGGCTCCAGGGCGTGGTGTTGGTCTCGGTGTTCAAGGAGCCGGAACCGGCGCAGTTGCAGGACCTGTTGTCGACCCTGCTCGCCCTCACGACTACGCCGGCCTGGCAACAGAGCCAGGCCCATACCCTGGCCGTGCAACACCGTTACCTGCCGCAGAGCCTCACCCAGTGGCTGGTGGGCGAGCCCATCGACGAGTGGACCCTGACCGAAGGTGGCCTGCGTTACCGGATCGACCTGGGCAAGAAGCAGAACAACGGCCTGTTCCTCGACATGCGCTACGGCCGCGACTGGGTGCGGGCCCACGCCGCGGGCAAACGCGTGCTGAACCTGTTCGCCTACACCTGTGGTTTTTCGGTGGCGGCCATCGCCGGCGGCGCACAGCACGTGGTCAACCTGGACATGTCCCGCGCGGCCTTGAGCCGGGGCCGCGACAACCATCGCCTGAACGGCCATGACCTGAGCCAGGTGAGTTTCCTCGGCCACGACCTGTTCAAGTCCTGGGGCAAGGTGATCAACAGCGGCCCCTACGACTTGGTGATCATCGACCCGCCGACCTTCCAGAAAGGCAGTTTCCTGCTGACCAAGGATTACCAACGGGTGCTGCGCCGGCTGCCGGAACTGTTGACTGCCGACGGCACCGTCCTGGCGTGCAGCAATGACCCGGCCACCGGCACAGAGTTTCTGATCGACGGCGTCACCCGCGAAGCCCCCGGGCTGGCCTTCAGCGAACGCCTGGCCAACCCGCCGGAGTTTCCCGACATCGACCCTCAGTGCGGCCTGAAGGCGCTGGTCTTCAAAGCGGCAGCACCGGCCACCAGGCATTGA
- a CDS encoding peptidoglycan-binding protein: MFKKSACYLSLLLLTAPLVATAEDGDPALVQTTLAQLSVTCPEVAASVDFSTMINLQAFYQQNAGQEVWSTDERLEALHQQLQQLADDGLDPARYGLPAAGSLQGAHCVDIAITQRYLQALYELRFGYLPQDRLEPVWKADPQAVDRPALVLAIAVSGVQDLPKAFEQARPNLELYRNLRSLYARLRQQPLSDWQPVPGGPLLQPDKQDARIPALAQRLYNEGYLSAPPTVDDEHYSPTLVDAMKRFQLQHSLQADGVVGPWTVTELNISPAMRREQLRINLERMRWLAQDLEPDSVLVNVAAAQLTVYQGGAPVWQTRTQVGRAQRQTPLLKSRVTRLTLNPTWTIPPTIMREDKLPEIRRDPEFLNRHNLKILDRDGLPLTAEQIDWEHPGNLMLRQDPGPKNPLGKMAVRFPNPFSVYLHDTPSQALFSKGPRAFSSGCVRIEQVLHLRDLLVTPAERARTDTLLATELTHEFRLAKPMPILLGYWTVQADNQGQAVYIPDVYGRDAPLSAARGRAL, from the coding sequence TTGTTCAAAAAATCCGCATGTTACCTGAGCCTTTTGTTGCTCACCGCGCCATTGGTCGCAACAGCCGAGGACGGCGACCCGGCGCTGGTGCAGACCACACTGGCGCAACTGTCGGTCACATGCCCGGAAGTCGCGGCCAGCGTCGACTTTTCGACGATGATCAACTTGCAGGCGTTCTATCAGCAAAACGCAGGCCAGGAGGTCTGGTCGACCGACGAGCGACTGGAGGCGTTGCACCAGCAGTTGCAGCAACTGGCCGATGACGGGCTGGATCCGGCGCGCTACGGCTTGCCCGCCGCCGGCTCGCTGCAGGGCGCCCATTGCGTCGACATCGCCATCACTCAGCGCTACCTGCAAGCCTTGTACGAGCTGCGCTTCGGCTATTTGCCCCAGGACCGGCTGGAGCCGGTGTGGAAAGCCGACCCGCAGGCCGTCGACCGTCCGGCCCTGGTGCTGGCCATTGCCGTGTCCGGTGTGCAGGACCTGCCCAAGGCGTTCGAGCAGGCGCGGCCGAACCTGGAGCTGTATCGCAACCTGCGCAGCCTCTATGCACGATTGCGCCAACAGCCGTTGTCCGACTGGCAACCGGTGCCCGGGGGGCCGTTGCTGCAACCGGACAAGCAGGATGCCCGCATCCCGGCCCTGGCCCAACGGTTGTACAACGAAGGCTACCTGAGCGCGCCGCCGACCGTGGATGACGAGCACTACAGCCCCACGTTGGTGGACGCGATGAAGCGCTTCCAGCTCCAGCATTCGCTGCAAGCCGATGGGGTGGTAGGGCCGTGGACGGTCACCGAGTTGAACATCAGCCCGGCGATGCGCCGCGAGCAGCTGCGCATCAACCTCGAACGCATGCGCTGGCTGGCCCAGGACCTTGAACCCGACAGCGTCCTGGTCAACGTCGCGGCCGCCCAGTTGACGGTCTACCAGGGCGGCGCGCCGGTCTGGCAGACGCGTACCCAGGTGGGGCGCGCCCAACGGCAGACCCCGCTGCTCAAGTCCCGGGTCACCCGCCTGACGCTCAACCCGACCTGGACCATCCCGCCGACCATCATGCGCGAGGACAAGCTGCCCGAGATTCGTCGCGACCCGGAGTTCCTCAACCGGCACAACCTGAAGATCCTCGACCGTGATGGCCTGCCGTTGACCGCCGAGCAGATCGACTGGGAGCATCCGGGCAACCTCATGCTGCGTCAGGATCCTGGCCCGAAGAACCCACTGGGAAAAATGGCGGTTCGCTTTCCCAATCCGTTCTCGGTGTACTTGCATGACACCCCCAGCCAGGCCTTGTTCAGCAAAGGGCCACGGGCGTTCAGTTCGGGCTGTGTGCGCATCGAGCAAGTGCTGCACTTGCGGGATCTGCTGGTGACCCCGGCCGAGCGCGCCCGCACCGACACCCTGCTGGCCACCGAACTGACCCACGAGTTCAGGTTGGCCAAGCCGATGCCGATCCTGCTGGGTTACTGGACGGTGCAGGCAGACAACCAAGGCCAGGCGGTGTACATCCCCGATGTCTATGGGCGCGATGCTCCGCTGTCGGCGGCCCGGGGGCGGGCACTCTGA
- a CDS encoding nitrite reductase, whose product MNSNVASLNKLQTLIVIGNGMVGHHCVEQLVERGALNHYRLHVFSEEPMRAYDRVHLSEYFAGRDAESLALGEAALYKTPGVTLHLGVPVLEIDRQARQVVIAGERISYDKLVLATGSYPFVPPIDGAEGDACLVYRTLEDLDAIRAAANNARRGVVVGGGLLGLEAANALKSLGLEAHVVEFAPRLMPVQLDPQGGLALKARIESLGVGVHLSKGTQSISAGEQYRYRMNFGSDDFLETDLIVFSAGIRAQDALARQSDLHIGPRGGVVIDDQCLSSDPNIYAIGECAAWNGSIFGLVAPGYQMARSVAAQLCGEHGEAFTGADMSTKLKLLGVDVGSIGDAQGNTPGSRSYQFIDETSASYRRLVVDADGKRVIGAVLVGDNSYYDTLLQYMQNGIALPKDAASLILPSSEGAPTLGPAALPAAATICSCHNVTKGSICSAIDSGCTDLGQLKCDTKAGTGCGGCAALVKQVFEHELVARGVSVDKSLCEHFAYTRQELYALVRVEGIISFDELLAKHGRGHTGCDLCKPAVGSILASCWNQPIMDPSLVPLQDTNDTFMANMQKNGTYSVVPRIAGGEITADKLIAIGVVAKKYDLYTKITGGQRIDLFGAQLHQLPDIWAELIEAGFETGHAYGKSTRTVKSCVGSTWCRYGVQDSVQMALTLEDRYKGLRSPHKLKFAVSGCTRECAEAQSKDVGVIATEKGWNLYVAGNGGMRPRHAELFATDLDDATLIRYIDRFLMFYIRTADKLQRTSVWRESLEGGLDYLKDVIIDDSLGLGAELEAQMQLVVDRYECEWANALKDPDKLKRFRTFVNDGRGDPDVHFVRERGQRRPVHAGELHLIPVTEEVL is encoded by the coding sequence ATGAATTCCAACGTTGCGTCTCTGAACAAGCTGCAAACGCTGATCGTGATCGGCAATGGCATGGTCGGCCATCATTGCGTCGAGCAACTGGTGGAACGCGGTGCCCTCAATCATTACCGCCTGCATGTGTTCAGCGAAGAGCCGATGCGCGCCTATGACCGCGTGCACCTGTCCGAGTATTTCGCCGGTCGCGACGCCGAATCCCTGGCCCTGGGGGAAGCCGCGCTGTACAAGACGCCTGGCGTCACGCTGCACTTGGGCGTGCCGGTGTTGGAGATCGACCGCCAGGCCCGTCAGGTCGTCATCGCCGGCGAGCGCATCAGCTACGACAAACTGGTGCTTGCCACCGGTTCCTACCCGTTCGTGCCGCCGATCGACGGCGCCGAAGGGGATGCCTGTCTGGTCTACCGCACCCTGGAAGACCTGGATGCCATCCGGGCCGCCGCCAACAATGCCCGGCGTGGCGTGGTGGTCGGTGGCGGGCTGTTGGGGCTGGAAGCGGCCAATGCCCTCAAGAGTCTCGGCCTCGAAGCCCATGTGGTGGAATTCGCCCCGCGCCTGATGCCGGTGCAGTTGGACCCGCAAGGTGGCCTGGCCCTCAAGGCCCGCATCGAGTCCCTGGGCGTCGGCGTGCACCTGTCCAAGGGCACCCAGTCCATCAGCGCCGGCGAACAGTACCGCTATCGGATGAATTTCGGCAGCGACGACTTCCTGGAAACCGACCTCATCGTATTTTCCGCCGGGATTCGCGCCCAGGACGCCCTGGCGCGCCAAAGCGACCTGCACATCGGTCCGCGCGGCGGCGTGGTGATCGACGATCAATGCCTGAGCAGCGACCCGAACATCTACGCCATCGGCGAATGCGCGGCCTGGAACGGCAGCATTTTCGGCCTGGTCGCTCCGGGTTACCAGATGGCCCGCAGCGTCGCCGCGCAACTGTGCGGTGAGCACGGCGAAGCCTTCACCGGCGCCGATATGTCCACCAAGCTCAAGTTGCTTGGGGTCGACGTTGGCTCCATTGGCGACGCCCAAGGCAATACGCCGGGTTCGCGCAGCTACCAGTTCATCGACGAAACCAGCGCCAGCTACCGGCGCCTGGTGGTGGACGCCGACGGCAAGCGCGTGATCGGCGCGGTGCTGGTGGGTGACAACAGTTACTACGACACCTTGCTGCAATACATGCAGAACGGCATCGCGTTGCCCAAGGACGCGGCCAGCCTGATCCTGCCGTCCTCCGAAGGCGCGCCGACCCTGGGCCCAGCCGCATTGCCCGCCGCGGCAACCATTTGTTCGTGCCACAACGTCACCAAGGGTTCGATCTGCTCGGCCATTGACAGTGGCTGTACAGACCTTGGCCAACTCAAGTGCGACACCAAGGCCGGCACCGGTTGCGGGGGCTGCGCTGCGCTGGTCAAGCAGGTGTTCGAGCACGAGCTGGTCGCCCGTGGCGTCAGCGTCGACAAGAGCCTGTGCGAACACTTCGCCTACACCCGCCAGGAGCTGTACGCCCTGGTGCGGGTGGAAGGCATCATCAGTTTCGATGAACTGTTGGCCAAGCACGGTCGCGGCCACACCGGTTGCGACCTGTGCAAACCGGCGGTGGGTTCGATCCTGGCGTCGTGCTGGAACCAGCCGATCATGGACCCGTCCCTGGTGCCATTGCAGGACACCAATGACACGTTCATGGCGAACATGCAGAAGAACGGCACCTATTCGGTGGTGCCGCGCATTGCCGGCGGCGAGATCACGGCCGACAAACTGATCGCCATCGGCGTGGTGGCGAAGAAATACGACCTCTACACCAAGATCACCGGCGGCCAACGCATCGACCTGTTCGGCGCCCAGTTGCACCAGTTGCCGGACATCTGGGCCGAGTTGATCGAAGCCGGCTTCGAGACCGGTCATGCCTACGGCAAATCCACTCGTACGGTGAAGTCCTGCGTGGGCAGCACCTGGTGCCGCTACGGCGTGCAGGACAGCGTGCAGATGGCCCTGACCCTGGAGGACCGCTACAAAGGCCTGCGTTCGCCGCACAAGCTCAAGTTCGCCGTTTCCGGGTGCACCCGCGAATGCGCCGAAGCACAGAGCAAGGACGTTGGCGTGATCGCCACGGAGAAGGGCTGGAACCTCTACGTGGCGGGCAATGGCGGCATGCGTCCGCGCCACGCCGAACTGTTCGCCACCGACCTGGATGACGCCACGCTGATCCGCTACATCGACCGCTTCCTGATGTTCTACATCCGCACCGCCGACAAACTGCAACGGACCTCGGTCTGGCGCGAAAGCCTGGAAGGCGGCCTGGACTACCTCAAGGACGTGATCATCGACGACAGCCTGGGCCTGGGCGCCGAGCTCGAAGCCCAGATGCAGTTGGTGGTCGACCGCTACGAATGCGAATGGGCAAACGCCCTCAAGGATCCGGACAAACTCAAGCGTTTCCGGACCTTCGTCAACGATGGCCGCGGCGATCCGGACGTTCATTTCGTCAGGGAACGCGGCCAGCGCCGGCCGGTTCACGCCGGCGAACTTCACCTGATTCCCGTCACCGAGGAGGTGCTCTGA
- a CDS encoding nitrite reductase, producing the protein MSQSNVVRLSTREVAQAPVQWRALCSREDLVANSGVVAWHEGSQVALLYLPEQQDKPLYALDNRDPKSGANVIGRGLLGSIKGELVIASPMYKQHFRLEDGHCLEYPEQRLRVWPVRLNGDVVEIGES; encoded by the coding sequence ATGAGCCAGTCAAACGTCGTTCGTCTTTCCACTCGCGAAGTCGCCCAAGCCCCTGTGCAATGGCGTGCCCTGTGCAGCCGCGAGGATCTGGTGGCCAACTCCGGCGTGGTCGCCTGGCACGAGGGCAGCCAGGTGGCGTTGCTGTACCTGCCCGAGCAGCAGGACAAGCCGCTGTACGCCCTCGACAATCGCGACCCCAAGTCCGGGGCGAACGTCATCGGCCGTGGCTTGTTGGGCAGCATCAAGGGCGAGTTGGTGATTGCCTCGCCGATGTACAAGCAACATTTTCGCCTGGAAGACGGCCATTGCCTGGAATACCCGGAGCAGCGCCTGCGGGTATGGCCGGTGCGCTTGAACGGTGACGTGGTGGAGATTGGTGAAAGCTGA
- a CDS encoding histidine kinase gives MKTAAQLVKLKSVLHQQVHSIAPEQTVLEALQIMAEKNVGALPVIEDGQVVGVFSERDYARKMVLHGRSSVGTPVRTIMSTPVITADSQQSIERCMEVMTDSHLRHLPVLDNGQLIGLLSIGDLVKQAIVEQADLIRQLEHYIRGH, from the coding sequence ATGAAAACCGCCGCTCAACTGGTGAAACTCAAAAGTGTGTTGCACCAGCAGGTCCACAGCATCGCGCCGGAACAAACCGTGCTCGAAGCGTTGCAGATCATGGCCGAGAAGAATGTCGGGGCCTTGCCGGTGATCGAAGACGGGCAGGTGGTGGGGGTGTTCAGCGAGCGTGACTACGCACGCAAGATGGTCCTGCACGGGCGTTCGTCCGTGGGCACCCCGGTGCGCACCATCATGAGCACGCCGGTGATCACCGCCGACAGCCAGCAGAGCATCGAGCGCTGCATGGAAGTCATGACCGACAGCCACCTGCGGCACCTGCCGGTGCTGGATAACGGCCAGTTGATCGGTTTGTTGTCGATTGGTGACCTGGTCAAGCAAGCCATTGTTGAACAGGCAGACCTGATTCGGCAGTTGGAGCATTACATTCGCGGGCATTGA
- a CDS encoding histidine kinase gives MRFLAARRWADLPLRGKALVVISLPLVVLLLSLVLIYITERQTARAEEDVRRVLLVQGDIQTVHTLLAEAAASVRGYLLTRREDFLPSYEQATPLIQAALQRLDHNIRDARMREHLQTITPLIADKLAGLVALRANHGDDPEAITAILIENKQVLDVLREQISAMRIREDALLADRSAAASATRMRLLFATLLAAVCGLLGAIVAVLFLSKGIVARVQQVQGNAQRLALGQPLLPQPPEQDEIGQLGTRLIEAGQLLAERERALRDNEERLRLIIDGVKDYGIFALDAQGHVTTWNVGAERIKGYTEQEILGRHFSLFYLAEECPEHPDMALREATRDGHYMEEGWRCRKDGSRFWASVVITAQYDSTGALRGFSKITRDITDRRAAEIALRTAREEAESASRAKSEFLSRMSHELRTPLNAILGFAQLLDMDSSAGQRPQVSHILRAGQHLLALINEVLDIARIEAGRLPLNIEPIALATVLHEALTLVSPMAADAGIRLVELPPLADDSGVLADRQRLVQVLLNLLSNAIKYNRPGGEVRIEVSVRQRQVSIAVIDTGQGIDPALMDQLFKPFERLGADPKVEGTGLGLSLSKSLLEMMQGQLQVHSEPGHGCCFTLQLPATQVAGARLPPIATLAVPHAPVEYQGKVLCIEDNLSSLALIETLMQRRPGIQLLSSMQGQLGLDLARQHAPQLILLDVTLPDLEGLEVLRRLRQSAATASTPVLMITADASDLTRRALHEAGATAILTKPIHIQAFLGHLAQYLPEPA, from the coding sequence ATGAGGTTCCTCGCCGCCCGCCGTTGGGCCGACCTGCCATTGCGCGGCAAGGCCCTGGTGGTGATCTCGCTGCCGCTGGTGGTCCTGTTGCTGTCGCTGGTGCTGATCTACATCACCGAACGCCAGACCGCGCGCGCCGAGGAGGACGTGCGCCGGGTGTTGCTCGTGCAGGGCGATATCCAGACCGTGCACACCCTGCTGGCCGAAGCGGCGGCCAGCGTGCGCGGCTACCTGCTGACCCGCCGCGAGGACTTCCTGCCCAGCTACGAGCAGGCCACGCCGCTGATCCAGGCGGCGTTGCAGCGCCTGGACCACAACATCCGCGATGCCCGGATGCGCGAGCACCTGCAGACCATCACCCCGCTGATCGCCGACAAACTCGCCGGACTGGTTGCGTTGCGCGCCAACCACGGCGACGACCCCGAGGCCATCACCGCCATCCTGATCGAGAACAAGCAGGTGCTGGACGTCTTGCGCGAGCAGATCAGCGCCATGCGCATACGCGAAGACGCCCTGCTCGCCGACCGCAGCGCCGCCGCCTCGGCCACGCGCATGCGCCTGTTGTTCGCCACCTTGCTGGCCGCTGTGTGCGGCCTGCTGGGGGCGATTGTCGCGGTGCTGTTCCTGTCCAAGGGCATTGTCGCCCGGGTGCAGCAAGTGCAAGGCAACGCCCAACGCCTGGCGCTGGGCCAACCCTTGTTGCCACAGCCGCCGGAGCAGGATGAGATCGGCCAGCTCGGCACGCGCCTGATCGAGGCCGGGCAGTTGCTGGCCGAACGCGAACGGGCGCTGCGCGACAACGAGGAACGCCTACGCCTGATCATCGATGGCGTGAAGGACTACGGGATCTTCGCCCTCGATGCCCAAGGCCACGTCACCACCTGGAACGTCGGGGCCGAGCGGATCAAGGGCTACACCGAACAGGAGATCCTCGGCCGGCACTTTTCCCTGTTCTACCTGGCCGAGGAGTGCCCGGAGCACCCGGACATGGCCTTGCGCGAGGCCACCCGCGACGGGCACTACATGGAGGAAGGCTGGCGCTGTCGCAAGGACGGCAGCCGTTTCTGGGCCAGCGTGGTCATCACCGCCCAATACGACAGCACCGGCGCGCTGCGCGGTTTTTCCAAGATCACCCGCGACATCACCGACCGTCGCGCCGCCGAGATCGCGCTGCGCACGGCGCGCGAAGAAGCGGAAAGCGCCAGCCGGGCCAAGAGCGAGTTTCTTTCGCGCATGAGCCACGAACTGCGCACGCCGCTGAACGCGATCCTCGGTTTCGCCCAGTTGCTGGACATGGACTCCAGCGCCGGCCAGCGGCCCCAGGTCAGCCACATCCTGCGTGCCGGCCAGCATCTGTTGGCGTTGATCAATGAAGTGCTGGACATCGCTCGGATCGAAGCCGGACGCCTGCCATTGAACATCGAGCCGATCGCCCTGGCGACGGTGTTGCATGAAGCCCTGACGCTGGTCTCTCCCATGGCGGCCGATGCCGGCATTCGCCTGGTCGAGTTGCCGCCCCTGGCTGACGACAGCGGCGTGCTCGCCGACCGCCAGCGCCTGGTGCAGGTGCTGCTCAACCTGCTGTCCAACGCCATCAAGTACAACCGCCCCGGCGGTGAGGTGCGCATTGAAGTGAGCGTGCGGCAGCGACAGGTGAGCATCGCCGTCATCGACACCGGCCAGGGCATCGACCCGGCCCTGATGGACCAGTTGTTCAAGCCTTTCGAGCGCCTGGGGGCCGATCCCAAGGTCGAAGGCACCGGCCTGGGATTGTCCTTGAGCAAAAGCCTGCTGGAAATGATGCAGGGCCAGCTCCAGGTCCACAGCGAGCCGGGCCACGGTTGCTGCTTCACCCTGCAATTGCCCGCCACCCAGGTGGCCGGCGCCCGCCTGCCGCCCATCGCCACCCTGGCAGTGCCCCACGCGCCGGTCGAATACCAGGGCAAGGTGCTGTGTATCGAGGACAACCTGTCGAGCCTGGCACTGATCGAGACCCTGATGCAGCGTCGCCCCGGCATCCAGCTGTTGTCGAGCATGCAGGGCCAGCTGGGTCTGGACCTGGCTCGCCAGCACGCCCCGCAACTGATCCTGCTGGACGTCACCCTGCCGGACCTGGAAGGCCTGGAAGTCTTGCGTCGGCTGCGCCAGTCAGCGGCCACCGCGTCCACGCCGGTGCTGATGATCACCGCCGACGCCAGCGACCTGACCCGGCGCGCCCTGCACGAGGCCGGCGCCACGGCGATCCTGACCAAACCTATTCATATCCAGGCCTTTCTGGGCCACCTCGCACAGTATTTACCGGAGCCCGCATGA
- a CDS encoding LuxR family transcriptional regulator, giving the protein MNRPLRLLLADDHEVTRTGFISMLAGSPGFEVVGQARDGQEALDLCERLQPDIAILDIRMPVLNGLGAARILEQRQPGIKVVIFTMDDSPDHLEAAIGAGAVGYLLKDASREEVLHALTRVAAGEEALNSSVSARLLRRMAERGATGAAPVQALTARERQVLGLVAAGFSNREIGEKLGIASGTAKAHVERVIGKLGAADRTQAAVRGVALGLVAQPSGQWP; this is encoded by the coding sequence ATGAACCGCCCCCTGCGCCTGTTGCTGGCCGACGATCACGAAGTCACTCGCACCGGGTTTATCAGCATGTTGGCCGGCAGCCCGGGGTTCGAGGTCGTCGGCCAGGCCCGCGATGGCCAGGAAGCCCTCGACCTGTGCGAACGGCTGCAACCGGACATCGCGATCCTCGACATCCGCATGCCGGTCCTCAACGGCCTGGGGGCGGCGCGCATCCTGGAGCAGCGCCAGCCGGGCATCAAGGTGGTGATCTTCACCATGGACGACAGCCCCGATCACCTGGAAGCTGCAATCGGCGCTGGCGCGGTCGGTTACCTGCTCAAGGACGCCAGCCGCGAGGAAGTCCTTCACGCACTCACGCGGGTCGCCGCGGGCGAAGAAGCCCTGAACAGCTCAGTCAGTGCCCGCCTGCTGCGACGCATGGCCGAGCGCGGCGCCACGGGCGCGGCGCCTGTCCAGGCCCTGACCGCCCGGGAACGCCAGGTGCTGGGCCTGGTGGCAGCCGGTTTCAGCAATCGGGAGATCGGCGAAAAACTCGGCATCGCCTCCGGCACCGCCAAGGCCCACGTGGAGCGTGTCATCGGCAAGCTCGGCGCCGCCGACCGGACCCAGGCCGCCGTGCGCGGCGTGGCGCTGGGGCTGGTGGCGCAGCCTTCGGGGCAGTGGCCATGA
- a CDS encoding histidine kinase, producing MQSPPHDPGSALAIRSQYRQSQSRAARLGLLLGTGHELTQVPLAQMRQRAVQRACAFMAMDHGLLLEWTPEAPVRAIASHGSGERLELLASFAQPPSPGPQWQEHPGSALPQVLRVPLRASDGAVFGALMLGNSVALGAPDNEDIESLQLLATLLAAHLENSRLLEALQARERTMSELVHRLFSAQEAERKRVAYDLHDGLAQNLAGLHQRLQGFAGRCPTLPPALASELRTILDLAQGCVGEGRQLIGGLRPHVLDDFGLYKAVDKEADRLREAGLAVTWAEHSTARLPGHAEIALFRIAQEGINNILKHAQARHVSLALAVGDDYATLRVEDDGRGFALEQPIEACHLGLAAMQERASLLGGQLSCISQPDAGTRLLARVPLPAQGVQP from the coding sequence ATGCAAAGCCCGCCCCATGACCCCGGCAGCGCCCTGGCCATCCGTAGCCAGTACCGGCAATCCCAGAGCCGCGCGGCGCGCCTGGGCCTGTTGCTGGGCACCGGGCATGAACTGACCCAGGTGCCCCTGGCACAGATGCGCCAGCGGGCGGTGCAGCGGGCCTGCGCGTTCATGGCCATGGACCACGGCCTGCTGCTGGAATGGACACCGGAGGCGCCGGTGCGCGCCATTGCCAGCCACGGCAGCGGCGAGCGCCTGGAACTGCTGGCCAGCTTCGCCCAGCCGCCATCGCCCGGCCCGCAATGGCAGGAGCACCCTGGCAGCGCCCTGCCCCAGGTCTTGCGGGTGCCGTTGCGCGCCTCCGACGGCGCGGTGTTCGGCGCGTTGATGCTGGGCAACAGCGTGGCCCTCGGGGCGCCGGACAACGAGGACATCGAGTCGCTGCAACTGCTGGCGACCCTGCTGGCGGCGCACCTGGAAAACAGCCGGCTGCTCGAAGCGCTCCAGGCCCGCGAGCGCACCATGTCGGAGCTGGTCCATCGCCTGTTCAGCGCCCAGGAGGCCGAGCGCAAGCGCGTCGCCTACGACCTGCATGACGGCCTGGCGCAGAACCTGGCCGGGTTGCATCAGCGCCTGCAAGGGTTCGCCGGTCGCTGCCCGACCCTGCCACCCGCGCTGGCCAGCGAGTTGCGCACGATTCTCGACCTGGCCCAGGGCTGCGTCGGCGAAGGTCGGCAACTGATCGGCGGCCTGCGTCCCCACGTGCTCGATGACTTCGGCCTGTACAAGGCCGTCGACAAGGAAGCCGATCGCCTGCGAGAAGCCGGCCTGGCGGTGACCTGGGCCGAACACAGCACCGCTCGCCTGCCCGGCCACGCCGAGATCGCCCTGTTCCGTATCGCCCAGGAAGGCATCAATAACATCCTCAAGCATGCCCAGGCCCGGCACGTGAGCCTGGCGCTGGCAGTGGGCGATGATTACGCGACGCTACGGGTGGAAGATGACGGTCGCGGCTTTGCCCTGGAACAACCCATCGAGGCCTGTCACCTGGGGCTGGCGGCCATGCAGGAACGGGCCAGCCTGCTGGGTGGCCAGCTGTCGTGCATCAGCCAGCCCGACGCAGGCACCCGGCTGTTGGCCCGCGTGCCACTGCCGGCCCAGGGAGTACAGCCATGA
- a CDS encoding cag pathogenicity island protein Cag5, whose translation MKMKTFTLAAFFLLTTPFVHAVDATPYVYRTVAEQPKNVNDQEIAALFDRWNTTLKSGSASAMTGLYAPDAVLQPTLSNKVRTTPAQIQDYFDHFLVGKPVGQINYREIRHMGPDAAMDSGVYTFTLTNADGSKRDVQARYTFLYERLDGQWKIINHHSSAMPEVPKALHASH comes from the coding sequence ATGAAAATGAAAACCTTCACCCTGGCCGCTTTTTTCCTGCTGACCACGCCATTTGTCCACGCCGTGGATGCCACGCCCTACGTGTACCGCACCGTGGCCGAACAGCCCAAGAACGTGAATGACCAGGAAATTGCCGCGCTGTTCGACCGCTGGAACACCACGCTGAAGTCTGGCAGCGCCAGCGCGATGACCGGCCTCTACGCGCCGGATGCGGTCCTGCAACCGACCCTGTCCAACAAGGTGCGCACCACGCCGGCGCAGATCCAGGATTACTTCGACCATTTCCTGGTCGGCAAGCCGGTGGGGCAAATCAACTACCGGGAAATTCGCCACATGGGCCCCGATGCGGCCATGGACAGTGGGGTCTACACCTTCACCCTGACCAATGCCGACGGCTCCAAGCGCGACGTTCAGGCTCGCTACACCTTCCTTTACGAGCGCCTCGACGGGCAGTGGAAGATCATCAACCATCACTCTTCGGCCATGCCGGAAGTGCCCAAGGCGCTGCACGCCAGTCACTGA